Below is a window of Ralstonia pickettii DNA.
CCGATGCACTGCCGTTGGGTCGCCCCGTTCGACCATTCATCGCAGAGGGTTTGAATTTGCAGGTGGCGGTTACGATACTTGGTGCCACAACGGTGGGAGGCTGGGATGAGGCTACGACTGCGCAACATCGGCATCGCTTTGGCATGGGTATGCGTGGCATGCAGCGCGCAGGCCGCGCCTTGCGATGCGCCCGCCCAGTTGAACGACGGCTGGCAGGCCGAGGCGGACCCTGCCGCAGCCGGTTTCGATGCCGGCCATCTCTGCGCTGTCCTGCGCAAATTCGCCGATTCCGATGCCAACTTTCACAGCCTGCTCGTGGTGCGCCATGGCCGTCTGGTGGCAGAGGTCTATCGTGCTGGCAAAGATGAGCGGGTGAAGGATCTGTTCCGCACCACGCGCACGTTCGACGCCAGCACGCTTCACGACATGCGCTCGATCAGCAAGTCGGTGACGAGCCTGCTGTGGGGCATTGCGCAGGGGCAGGGGAAAATGCCGCCGCTCGATACACCGGCGCTGTCGCTGTTTCCCAAGCTGGCCGACCTGAATCGCGACGGCCGCGAAGCGATCACGCTGTCGCAGATGCTGTCGATGTCGAGCGGGCTGGCCTGGAACGAATGGCGTGCGGCGAGCTTCTTCAACAACGACGAGTTCGGGCTGTTCTGGCACACGTCCCAGGCGCACTACGTGTTCGACCGGCCGATGGCGGCCGCGGCTGGAACGCAGTTCAATTACAACGGGGGCAACACGGCAGTGCTTGCGCAACTGCTGGCGGACCGCGTGGGCATGTCTGTGCCCGAGTACGCGCGCCAGCAACTGTTCGAACCGCTGGGCATCACCGACTGGGAATGGGTGGACGACTACCGTGGCCGCCCGCTGGCCTTTGCTGGCCTGCGCCTGCGCCCCCGAGACGTGGCGCGCATCGGCCAGCTTGTGTTGCAGCATGGCCAATGGAACGGGCGGCAAGTCGTGCCCGCCGAGTGGATTGCCGAATCAACGCGCCCACACATCGACACCGGCATGGGCTTGCAGTACGGCTATCAATGGTGGCTCGGCAAGGTGGCGGCCGGCGGTACCGAGCTGGCATGGATCGGCGGTATCGGCAACGGTGGCCAGCGACTGTGGATCGTACCGGGGATCGACATGGTGGTCGTCACCACGGCAGGCGACTACAACCAGCGCGCAATCTGGAAGCAGGCCGAAACCGTGCTCAACGAGGTGATGACGGCCGTGCAGCCGACGCCCCGCTAACGGCTGCGCTGCTGCGCGGTTGCACGTCTGAAAGGGGCTTACAGGAACCGGTCGAGGATCTTGCGGCTGTGCTTGTCCAGCGCAAGCAGATCGCGGATCAGGTAGTGAATGCCGTGGTTGTCGGAAATGAGCAGCGTGGTGCCGGTCAGGCGCCGGATGTCTTCTTCGCCGCGCAGCACGAGGTCGGTCTGGCCGCGGTCGGTCTGCACCGTCCACGTGCTGGGCGTGGCGTAAGTCGATACGCCGACGATCTTGCGGATCTCGGGCATGAATTCACGCGCGCCGAGTTCGGCTTCGATCAGCGTGCGCATTGGCGCGGGCAGCGCATCGGGCTGGGTGATCCATGCCAGTTCGCGGCCATCGGTGCTCATCAGGCTCAAGCCGTCGCCCGCAGCGGAGATCGGGAACGCGCGCACGGGCACCACGCCTTCATGCACGGTACCGTCGGCCAGGGTCATTACAAGCTTGCCGAAGCCGTTGCGGCTCAGGCTGAAGTCGGGCGTTTGCATCGCAGTCATTTCAAATAGGGGATCACTGCGCGTAAGCCGGCGCGGCGGCGTCTACGCGCTCGCCGTCGCTGGTCAGATCGGTGTCGGCATCGACATTGCGCGCCTGCGCCTGATAAAGCTTGTAATACGCGCCTTCGCGTGCGAGCAGCTCGTCGTGGTTGCCGACTTCGACGATCTGGCCGCGATCCATGACGACCAGGCGATCGGCCTTGCGCAGCGTCGACAACCGGTGCGCGATGGCAATGGTCGTGCGGCCCTGCACGAGGTTGTCGAGCGCCTTCTGGATTTCCTTTTCGGTGGTCGTGTCCACGGAAGACGTGGCCTCGTCCATGATGAGGATGCGCGGGTTGATGAGCAACGCGCGCGCAATCGAAATACGCTGGCGTTCCCCGCCCGACAGCGCCTGCCCGCGTTCACCCACCAGCGAGTCATAGCCGTGGGGCAGGCGCAGGATGAACTCGTGGGCGTGGGCGGCACGCGCGGCGGCAACGATCTCCTCGCGCGTGGCGTCGGGTTTGCCGTAGGCGATGTTGTCGGCGATCGTGCCGAAGAACAGGAACGGCTCCTGCAGCACCAAGCCGATGTTGCGCCGGAATTCCGACA
It encodes the following:
- a CDS encoding serine hydrolase domain-containing protein; the encoded protein is MRLRLRNIGIALAWVCVACSAQAAPCDAPAQLNDGWQAEADPAAAGFDAGHLCAVLRKFADSDANFHSLLVVRHGRLVAEVYRAGKDERVKDLFRTTRTFDASTLHDMRSISKSVTSLLWGIAQGQGKMPPLDTPALSLFPKLADLNRDGREAITLSQMLSMSSGLAWNEWRAASFFNNDEFGLFWHTSQAHYVFDRPMAAAAGTQFNYNGGNTAVLAQLLADRVGMSVPEYARQQLFEPLGITDWEWVDDYRGRPLAFAGLRLRPRDVARIGQLVLQHGQWNGRQVVPAEWIAESTRPHIDTGMGLQYGYQWWLGKVAAGGTELAWIGGIGNGGQRLWIVPGIDMVVVTTAGDYNQRAIWKQAETVLNEVMTAVQPTPR
- a CDS encoding cyanophycin metabolism-associated DUF1854 family protein — protein: MQTPDFSLSRNGFGKLVMTLADGTVHEGVVPVRAFPISAAGDGLSLMSTDGRELAWITQPDALPAPMRTLIEAELGAREFMPEIRKIVGVSTYATPSTWTVQTDRGQTDLVLRGEEDIRRLTGTTLLISDNHGIHYLIRDLLALDKHSRKILDRFL